The following nucleotide sequence is from Psychroflexus torquis ATCC 700755.
ACTGCTTTTGTTTTTGAGACTAAGGAGGTATACTTGAAAGGCTTTGTATCTTCTGGGCTGATCACTAATCTTTGATTTAGAGCTACATCATTTATAACTTGCTCGGTTTTATCAGGCCAAACAATTTTTAAAGAATCTATTTTCAAAATATCGCCAAAACCAAAATGAACCATCGGTTCTGACGAGGCTTGGAAACCTCTCACAGTGTACAATTCTTTGTATTGTAAGGTTCCTTGATAATAGGCATAAACTTTAGTCCCAATACCAAACGTATTGGGTTTAGGATATTTGAATTCTAGCTGGAGATAACTTGCCTTTTCATCGGTTTGATTTACATACACGGATACCTCTTCATTGATGTTATTCACCACCAAATCCAAATCACCATCATTATCTAAATCTCCCATTGCCGTAGCACCCGAAATCCCCTTTTTATCATCTAGCCAAGTACTAGATTTATCTTCAAATTCTAAATTTTTGGTGCCTTTAAAAATATAGTTGTGCGCCTCTCCAGAAGGCATTAGTTGTAATGCTTGTTGATCTACTAATTTTGTATTGTCTATTTTATTCTGAATTTGATCACTGGAAACAAAGTTGATGTAATCTAAATCGTTGGGTCTTTTGTTAATGCCATTAGAGATAAAAAGATCTTGTTCTCCATCTTGATTATAATCCGCAAATAAACTGCTCCAACTCCAATCTGTTGATGCTATACCGCTTAATAAAGCGGTTTCTAAATATCCTGAATTCTGTTGATTTATATAGAGCATGTTTCTACTATACTGATAATGATACCCGTATTTCTCGATCTTCATTTTTTGAATTTGGATATTTTCATCTCCCTGAGATCTTTTTAAAACGTCTTCATCTTCAGCTAACATATCCAAAGAAATAATATCTGGCAATCCATCATGATTGATATCAGCGGCATCATTCCCCATAGAAAAACGAGAGGTATGTCCAAAATATTCTTTTAATTGGTTGGTAAATGTACCATCTCTATTATTTATATAGTAGTAGTCATCCTCATGAAAATCGTTACCCACATACATATCTGGATATCCATCCTGATTAAAATCGCCTACGGAAATAGCTAAGCCGTAGCCATTTATACCTCCGAAAATTCCTGCGGTTTCGCTTACATCTGAAAAGGTTCCGCCATCATTTCTAAGTAATTTATCACCAGTCTGATCATTGCGCTTGTTTCTTAAATCCGCTTTTCCAAATGATTCTTGAGTATGAATTGCATGGTTAAGAAGATAGATATCTAAATCTCCATCAAGATCATAATCTAAAAATGCAGCAGATGAACTATAAGAACCAAAGTCTAACTTATATTTTTTAGCAGATTCTGTAAATGTTTCATCTCCATTATTAATGTACAATTCATTATGACCATAAAAACCATTAATACCCACCACTGCACAGACATAAATATCTAGAAGACCGTCACCATTTACATCTCCCATTACCGCGCCTGTATTCCATGAGCTATTCCCTTCAACACTTGCTTTTTGGGTAATCTCTTCAAATTTTAAGTTTCCTTTGTTTATAAAAAGTTTGTTTTTAACTTGATTTCCTGAAAGAAAAACATCTAACAATCCATCATTATTAATATCGCCTAAAGCGACACCACCTCCATTGTAATAGTATAGATAATCTAGAATATTCAGCTCGTTAGACTCGCTAATGGTATTGCTAAAGGCTAGTCCTGTGATCTTAGAAGAAGTGGTTTTAAATAACAAATCATTGTCACAACTTATAAATAAAACCGCTAAGCATAGTATGATATATTTATTATTAGTCATTGATAGCGAATAGTTTTGGTGCCTGATTGTTAATTGCACTAATTACATAGGTTTTACCATCTTTGTCTTTGATGGTCTTTAAGTGTTTTACTTCGTTTTTAATTACAAAACCTGACGTATTGTAGTCTTGCCAAGTAAAACCTAATTTTCCATCGCCCAATAAAACGGATCCATAATTGGCATCTAAACGAGAATATTGAGGTTTAAATTCGAAATTATTTCCAGCCATTATAAGGTCTAAATTTCCATCTTTATTTATATCGGCACAAATGATCCCACAAACACATGAAAACTGAACTCTACTTGGTAATTTTTTTACGGTAAAGTTATTATTGCCTTCATTAACAGCTATAATAGTTTCTGAAATGTTACTTTTTTTCATAATGGAGTTCTCTACTTTCTCTTTTGCAAATAATTCATCAATCGACTTTTTGGCATATACAGAAGCTTTTAAATTTTGTTTTTTCAAAGAAACCACTTGCCCTGTTAGTTCTTTTTTCATGTGGATTGGATAATCTTTTCCTTCCTGATGGTTGGTTGTGATTTGTTCAATAGTCCCATTGTTGTCAAAATCATTCATCCACATTTTTATAGGGTTTTCCTCAGATGTTTTATGAGCTGTATTGTTTCCTTGGTTTCCAAAAATAAAGTCGATGTCTCCATCTTTGTCCAAATCAGCTGCTTCTACGACGTTCCACATGCCGTGTAATTTATCTAAAGAAGAAGATTGTTTGATGAGTCTTCGCCCATTATTTTTATAAATTTTAGGCGTATCCCATTCCGATGTTGTGATTAAGTCTTTTACCGAGTCATTATCAATATCTACCCAAATGGCATCAGTAATCATTCCTGCGTCTTTTAGTTCATAGGTCACTTTTTCGGTTGAGTCTTCAAAAGTTCCATCTCCATTATTTTCTAAAAATTGATGTGAAGGATTAATTCCATAGGCTCCTACTACAGATCTAGCCCCCACAAAAACATCGATATCCCCATCATTATCAAAATCATACGGAGCAACTACTGCTATATTTTTTCTAAGAGAGGGGAAGTTTTGTTTCGACAGTTCAAAATCACCTTTTCCATTGTTAAAGTATAATCTTACTGTATAGTTTATTTGTTCGCTATTTTCATTACCCCCTGTTCCTATTAACAAATCAAGGCTACCGTTCCCATTAGCATCAAAAAAAGAAGCGGTCGTATCTTCATAAAAATCATCTTTTAAAAAAGCTTTTTGGTCTGATTTTTCTATTTCACCATTTCCAAAATTTAAGTACAATACCCCAGCTTGATCTTTGGCACCACCAATATAAAAATCTTCATTTCCATCATTATTAACATCACCAACAGCAAGTGCAGGTCCTTCTTGCGATACCATTTTAGCAATCAATCCCTCATAATCAAAATCTGAATGACTGTTTTCCTCGTGTTTATTAAATTTATTTTCTTTGATTTCTGTTAGTAAGGTTTTATTTTTTTTGAATTGATAGGGCTTTTGAGTTTCGGTTGCTTTGGATTGCTGTAGTGTTAGTGTCGCATTTGTTTTGATATTAGTTAATTTCTGTGTTTTATCATCTGGCCAAATAACTCGTAAAGAGTCAATGATTTTTGTGCTGCCTAAGCCTATCGTCATCACATAATCCATAGAGGATTGAAACCCTCTAGATGGTATTTGCTCTTGTACATACACTTTGTTATCATAATAGATTTTCACAGTACTCCCAATGGCAAATTTGTTCTTTTTTTCTCCTTCTAATTTTATTTTTAAATAGGTGTTGTTTGTCAAAGAATCTGTATTGTTTTGATATACAAAGGGCTTCATATTCACATTATTGATCACCAAATCTAAGTCGCCGTCATTATCTAAATCACCATATGCAACTCCGTTGGATAAACTCGGAATTTCAAAACCCCATTCTTTATTGGCATTTTTAAAAGTAAGGTCTCCGTTGTTTTTATAGGCATAATTAGGTTGTGGTTTTACAGGCATCTTACTGATAATAGAATCAATGGCTTGTTTTTTCCCTGTTAATGCCATTTTTTGAATGATTTCATTAGCAAAAAAATCTACAAAGTCTAAGTCGGTTAAATCGTGATTTATACCATTGGTGACAAAAATGTCTCTGTAACCGTCATTATCCATATCAAAGAGCAAACCTGCCCAACTCCAATCTGTTTTAGCAACGCCACTAAAATAGGCGATTTCAGAAAAAGTG
It contains:
- a CDS encoding VCBS repeat-containing protein; translated protein: MTNNKYIILCLAVLFISCDNDLLFKTTSSKITGLAFSNTISESNELNILDYLYYYNGGGVALGDINNDGLLDVFLSGNQVKNKLFINKGNLKFEEITQKASVEGNSSWNTGAVMGDVNGDGLLDIYVCAVVGINGFYGHNELYINNGDETFTESAKKYKLDFGSYSSSAAFLDYDLDGDLDIYLLNHAIHTQESFGKADLRNKRNDQTGDKLLRNDGGTFSDVSETAGIFGGINGYGLAISVGDFNQDGYPDMYVGNDFHEDDYYYINNRDGTFTNQLKEYFGHTSRFSMGNDAADINHDGLPDIISLDMLAEDEDVLKRSQGDENIQIQKMKIEKYGYHYQYSRNMLYINQQNSGYLETALLSGIASTDWSWSSLFADYNQDGEQDLFISNGINKRPNDLDYINFVSSDQIQNKIDNTKLVDQQALQLMPSGEAHNYIFKGTKNLEFEDKSSTWLDDKKGISGATAMGDLDNDGDLDLVVNNINEEVSVYVNQTDEKASYLQLEFKYPKPNTFGIGTKVYAYYQGTLQYKELYTVRGFQASSEPMVHFGFGDILKIDSLKIVWPDKTEQVINDVALNQRLVISPEDTKPFKYTSLVSKTKAVFKKVDDNLGINFTHEEDNYIDFNRQKLIPYQVSDLGPATAVGDLNNDGKKDVYFGGSKFESSRIFMQTDSMFVEREIKTFAKDNRNEDVVALIADFDNDAKNDLIIGTGGADFYNKSTPLLDTYYTQIDTGFIKQELPKYFENASVIKANDYDSDGDLDVFIGNNAVSNDFGKIPNSYILKNENGKFSILKNQLFQNMGMITDAIWEDYDADGFTDLILVGEWMSPKFFKNTNGRFIEEKLTDSKLNGLWQQIIPFDIDADGDTDYLLGNWGTNTKFKASKDYPLKMYYADFDGNGSTETIVCNYKNGNYYPVLGLDELASQIVSLKKKFTTYKSFAGIPIEDIFEKSVLQNATVLEVHTLASGYLKNENNIYEFIPFKNELQVSPISTFLKYDFNGDEKQEVLAAGNYFGVIPFHGRFDSFPGALIYNETHIDLGSTIGLDFSQKAIKNLNIITLKGVSYLLTTINNDSAQVYKLIK
- a CDS encoding VCBS repeat-containing protein, translating into MQFILKRILPVLMISFLLNACKKEQEITPTSDEVETLFTLLNSEKTGIDFFNKVKNQKNFNIFKYRNFYNGGGVAIGDINNDGLADIYLTGNMVANKLYLNKGDLEFEDISKNAGIEGNKPWSTGVVMVDINTDGLLDIYVSNAGNMKGNNHDNDLYINNGDLTFTEKAAEYNLDKTGFSTHASFFDYDKDGDLDAYILNNSNIPVSSLGYAEQRDKRAQDWGNVPEIFRGVGDMLLRNDNGKFVDVSEEAGIYGSLIGFGLGVMVTDINGDLYPDIYVSNDFYERDYLYINNQDGTFKEEIQKWTSHLSLSAMGVDIADINNDGNADIFITDMLPEADQRVKSIMEFENYNVFKLKQSKGFSQQYIQNTLQLNNGNNTFSEIAYFSGVAKTDWSWAGLLFDMDNDGYRDIFVTNGINHDLTDLDFVDFFANEIIQKMALTGKKQAIDSIISKMPVKPQPNYAYKNNGDLTFKNANKEWGFEIPSLSNGVAYGDLDNDGDLDLVINNVNMKPFVYQNNTDSLTNNTYLKIKLEGEKKNKFAIGSTVKIYYDNKVYVQEQIPSRGFQSSMDYVMTIGLGSTKIIDSLRVIWPDDKTQKLTNIKTNATLTLQQSKATETQKPYQFKKNKTLLTEIKENKFNKHEENSHSDFDYEGLIAKMVSQEGPALAVGDVNNDGNEDFYIGGAKDQAGVLYLNFGNGEIEKSDQKAFLKDDFYEDTTASFFDANGNGSLDLLIGTGGNENSEQINYTVRLYFNNGKGDFELSKQNFPSLRKNIAVVAPYDFDNDGDIDVFVGARSVVGAYGINPSHQFLENNGDGTFEDSTEKVTYELKDAGMITDAIWVDIDNDSVKDLITTSEWDTPKIYKNNGRRLIKQSSSLDKLHGMWNVVEAADLDKDGDIDFIFGNQGNNTAHKTSEENPIKMWMNDFDNNGTIEQITTNHQEGKDYPIHMKKELTGQVVSLKKQNLKASVYAKKSIDELFAKEKVENSIMKKSNISETIIAVNEGNNNFTVKKLPSRVQFSCVCGIICADINKDGNLDLIMAGNNFEFKPQYSRLDANYGSVLLGDGKLGFTWQDYNTSGFVIKNEVKHLKTIKDKDGKTYVISAINNQAPKLFAIND